From the Nodularia sp. NIES-3585 genome, one window contains:
- a CDS encoding Ycf34 family protein, which translates to MCICVNCHYVDSCETYHAVEAQHQQPHLTENPTFDPNEPSINVNIRTSEDVIEMEWDVVGCLSFKREMGKWSKLRPGELVPT; encoded by the coding sequence ATGTGTATTTGTGTAAACTGCCACTACGTAGACAGTTGTGAAACCTACCACGCCGTAGAAGCACAGCACCAACAGCCCCACTTAACCGAAAATCCCACTTTTGACCCGAATGAACCCTCTATTAATGTCAACATCCGCACCAGCGAAGATGTGATTGAAATGGAATGGGATGTGGTCGGTTGTCTCAGCTTTAAGCGGGAAATGGGTAAGTGGTCGAAATTGCGTCCTGGTGAACTAGTACCGACGTGA
- a CDS encoding type II toxin-antitoxin system RelE/ParE family toxin, giving the protein MEIAFADSKLQKLCEQEKLAQRKLGANCAKKLRTQLTILGVASCVAELVIGRPHPLKGDRAGEFAVDLEGGKRLVFKPDNDPIPLNEDESIDWSRVTAVCIVFIGDYHD; this is encoded by the coding sequence ATGGAAATCGCCTTCGCTGACAGCAAACTGCAAAAATTATGCGAGCAAGAAAAACTAGCACAAAGAAAATTGGGTGCAAACTGTGCCAAAAAATTGAGAACCCAGCTGACTATACTTGGTGTTGCTAGTTGTGTCGCGGAATTAGTTATAGGTCGTCCCCATCCTTTAAAAGGAGATAGGGCTGGTGAATTTGCAGTAGACCTAGAAGGTGGTAAACGACTTGTATTTAAACCAGATAACGACCCCATCCCCTTGAATGAGGATGAAAGCATTGATTGGTCAAGAGTTACTGCTGTTTGTATTGTTTTCATTGGAGATTACCATGACTAA
- the tsaB gene encoding tRNA (adenosine(37)-N6)-threonylcarbamoyltransferase complex dimerization subunit type 1 TsaB codes for MTPELQNLAATKYAISLHTTTPELGLAISNFASETRADTWDLGRDLSSYVHQYLIEFIKPHTWADVAFVAVGRGPGGFTGTRIGVVIARTLGQQLNIPVFAISTLAAVAWAQKGENQSKPAVMAVEMAAQRGKIFGAIYQISADNLSITTLLPDTVFTPEAWQETLANWHSEYQLIKATSGLAATVSSILELAYLEWQQGKYPHWFEAIPYYGQHPVDI; via the coding sequence TTGACCCCAGAACTACAAAACCTTGCAGCCACAAAATACGCCATATCGCTACACACCACAACTCCCGAACTGGGGTTGGCTATCAGTAATTTTGCTAGTGAAACTCGCGCTGATACTTGGGATTTGGGGCGTGATTTATCTAGTTACGTACATCAATACTTAATAGAATTTATCAAACCCCACACTTGGGCAGATGTCGCATTTGTTGCAGTAGGTAGAGGCCCTGGTGGTTTTACAGGCACTCGGATTGGTGTAGTAATTGCCCGCACTTTAGGACAACAGTTAAATATACCTGTATTTGCCATTTCCACCTTAGCAGCAGTAGCTTGGGCGCAAAAAGGTGAAAATCAATCAAAACCAGCAGTTATGGCTGTAGAAATGGCAGCACAACGGGGAAAAATCTTCGGTGCTATTTACCAAATATCTGCGGATAACTTAAGCATCACAACCTTATTACCAGACACCGTATTTACACCCGAAGCATGGCAAGAAACCTTAGCGAATTGGCATAGCGAATATCAACTCATTAAAGCCACATCTGGTTTAGCTGCAACAGTCAGCAGTATTTTGGAACTAGCTTATTTAGAATGGCAACAAGGTAAATATCCTCATTGGTTCGAGGCAATACCATATTATGGACAGCATCCTGTAGACATTTGA
- a CDS encoding TrkA family potassium uptake protein — protein sequence MYSVLEKKYRRLQKELTVGGISLGGVFLSGTLWYKFMEGWSWEEAAYMTVITLTTVGFGETNPLSSRGRLFTIALIMLGVITIGYMVNRFTEAVIQGYFQEGMRLRQQRNLMESLTKHYIICGFSRTGRQIAKEFQAEGVPFVVVDANLESVEQIQAQNYIAYQGDVTLDETLLKVGVERAICIVAALPSDAENLYTVLTAKTLNPGIRAIARASTEESVKKLQRGGADTVVSPYITGGKRMAAAALRPQVLDFVDGFISGLDGQFYMEEFLLDPAVYPYVGHTLRQARLRSQSGALVIAIRRADGHLIGGPTGETVLLPGDTLICMGTSEQLRSLNQILIPIASQRRRRPRNN from the coding sequence TTGTATTCCGTACTTGAGAAAAAATACCGACGACTGCAAAAAGAACTAACAGTAGGGGGGATTTCCCTGGGTGGGGTTTTCCTCAGTGGCACTTTGTGGTACAAGTTCATGGAAGGTTGGTCATGGGAAGAAGCGGCTTACATGACAGTCATCACGTTAACTACCGTGGGCTTTGGCGAAACCAACCCGTTGAGTAGCCGAGGACGGTTGTTTACAATTGCCTTAATTATGTTGGGTGTAATCACTATTGGTTACATGGTGAACAGATTTACAGAAGCCGTAATTCAAGGCTACTTTCAAGAAGGAATGAGACTACGGCAGCAGAGAAATTTAATGGAATCCCTGACAAAACATTACATCATCTGTGGATTTAGTCGCACTGGTCGTCAAATTGCCAAAGAATTTCAGGCAGAGGGCGTACCTTTTGTGGTGGTTGATGCCAATCTAGAATCTGTAGAACAGATACAAGCACAGAACTACATAGCATACCAAGGTGATGTAACTCTGGATGAAACGCTCTTGAAAGTTGGTGTAGAACGAGCGATTTGTATTGTGGCTGCTTTGCCTTCAGATGCCGAAAATTTATATACAGTGTTAACAGCAAAAACACTGAATCCAGGAATTCGTGCGATCGCACGGGCAAGTACAGAAGAATCTGTAAAAAAATTACAACGTGGTGGGGCTGATACCGTGGTTTCACCCTATATCACTGGTGGTAAGCGCATGGCTGCGGCCGCCCTCAGACCCCAAGTCTTGGATTTTGTCGATGGTTTCATTTCCGGTCTAGACGGACAGTTTTATATGGAAGAATTTTTACTTGACCCTGCGGTGTATCCTTATGTAGGACACACTTTAAGACAAGCAAGGTTGCGATCGCAATCCGGCGCTTTAGTGATTGCAATTCGTCGCGCTGATGGACACCTAATTGGTGGTCCCACTGGTGAAACTGTTTTATTACCAGGAGATACCCTGATTTGCATGGGGACATCGGAACAATTGCGTAGTCTGAACCAAATTCTCATCCCGATTGCTTCTCAAAGAAGACGACGACCGAGAAATAATTAA
- a CDS encoding aspartate aminotransferase family protein, giving the protein MSIETLIEQATIPPKSGSMSSSPFDADSFDQAVMSTYGRFPLALDRGAGCRVWDTQGREYLDFVAGIATCTLGHAHPAMVEAVTRQIQKLHHVSNLYYIPEQGELAKWIVEHSCADRVFFCNSGAEANEAAIKLARKYAHTVLDIDKPIILTANASFHGRTLATVTATGQPKYQKYFNPLVPGFEYVPYNDINAIEVAISELDEGDYRVAAILIEPLQGEGGVRPGDVAYFQKLRQICDETGVLLMFDEVQVGMGRSGKLWGYEHLGVEPDIFTSAKGLGGGIPIGAMMSKNFCDVFQPGEHASTFGGNPFVCGVALAVCQTLEKENILQNVEERGMQLRNGLNAIAAKYPHHISEVRGWGLINGMELQADIPLTAADVVKAAMDKGVLLVPAGAKVVRFVPPLIVTEAEVNLALQAVEEAIASLTA; this is encoded by the coding sequence GTGAGCATAGAAACTCTCATTGAGCAAGCTACCATCCCCCCAAAATCAGGTTCTATGTCATCCAGCCCTTTCGACGCTGATAGCTTCGATCAAGCCGTCATGTCAACCTATGGCCGGTTTCCCCTAGCTTTAGACCGGGGTGCTGGCTGTCGCGTTTGGGATACCCAGGGACGTGAATATCTGGACTTTGTAGCCGGAATAGCCACTTGCACCCTCGGACACGCCCACCCAGCTATGGTAGAAGCGGTAACACGCCAAATCCAGAAGCTGCATCATGTTTCTAATCTGTACTATATTCCCGAACAAGGTGAATTAGCCAAATGGATAGTTGAACATTCCTGTGCTGATCGCGTATTTTTCTGCAATTCTGGGGCTGAGGCTAACGAAGCCGCCATTAAACTGGCGCGGAAATATGCCCACACAGTTCTAGACATTGACAAACCGATTATTTTAACAGCCAATGCTAGTTTCCACGGTCGGACTTTGGCGACAGTTACTGCTACCGGACAACCGAAGTATCAAAAATACTTTAATCCTTTAGTCCCAGGTTTTGAATATGTCCCTTATAACGATATTAACGCCATAGAGGTAGCAATTAGTGAATTAGATGAAGGAGATTATCGTGTAGCGGCAATTCTGATTGAACCGTTGCAAGGAGAAGGCGGTGTGCGTCCTGGTGATGTGGCTTACTTCCAAAAACTGCGGCAAATTTGTGATGAAACTGGCGTTTTGTTGATGTTCGACGAAGTGCAAGTTGGTATGGGACGCAGTGGTAAGTTATGGGGTTATGAACATCTTGGTGTGGAACCAGATATCTTTACCAGTGCTAAAGGCTTGGGTGGCGGTATCCCCATTGGGGCGATGATGAGTAAGAACTTCTGCGATGTTTTTCAACCTGGAGAACACGCTAGCACTTTTGGCGGAAATCCCTTTGTTTGTGGTGTGGCGCTGGCTGTTTGCCAGACTTTGGAAAAAGAGAATATTTTGCAGAATGTGGAAGAACGGGGTATGCAGTTGCGAAATGGATTAAACGCGATCGCAGCTAAGTATCCTCACCATATTTCTGAAGTCAGAGGCTGGGGTTTAATTAATGGTATGGAGTTACAAGCAGACATTCCACTCACCGCAGCTGATGTTGTTAAGGCTGCTATGGACAAGGGTGTTTTGCTAGTACCAGCTGGTGCGAAAGTTGTCCGGTTTGTCCCGCCGTTGATTGTGACTGAGGCGGAAGTCAATTTGGCTTTGCAAGCTGTTGAAGAGGCGATCGCTTCTCTGACAGCTTAA
- a CDS encoding helix-turn-helix domain-containing protein, producing MTKTTRPFTPDWVSSPGDAIADFLEERDWTQAQLAERLGYSIKHISLLINGKAPLNEETALKLERVVGSTAAFWLRYEAQYRAALAKKEEENRLQGWTSWLDQLPVKELMNQGVIPKCRLIAKNKPDLVKKLLQFFGVASPEDWQNYYVGMEAAFRRTREEQSDVGAISAWLRLGEIEAEKQDCPKYSKPKFEKAVREIRTLTVLPPEEFEPQMQRLCREAGVVLVLVPSIKRSHVSGVARWLNPHKALIQLSLYGKTNDRFWFNFFHEAAHILLHNQKKIFLDEWDSGENLSSEQEREANQWSREFLIPPKYEEELAQIRFETDVVDFAERIGIHPAIVVGRLQHDDLIDYSSMNGLKESLRFPEVK from the coding sequence ATGACTAAGACCACCCGACCCTTTACTCCCGATTGGGTATCTTCCCCTGGTGATGCGATCGCGGATTTCTTAGAAGAGCGTGATTGGACACAAGCACAGTTAGCAGAGCGTTTAGGCTATAGCATCAAACATATCAGTTTGCTGATTAACGGCAAAGCACCTCTTAATGAAGAAACAGCCCTGAAGCTAGAAAGGGTTGTGGGGAGTACAGCAGCATTCTGGCTCAGATATGAAGCTCAATATCGCGCTGCTTTAGCCAAGAAGGAAGAAGAAAACCGCTTACAGGGGTGGACCTCTTGGTTAGATCAGTTACCAGTTAAAGAATTGATGAACCAAGGCGTAATTCCCAAGTGCCGTTTAATCGCTAAAAATAAGCCAGATTTGGTAAAAAAGTTACTGCAATTTTTCGGTGTAGCCTCACCGGAAGATTGGCAGAATTACTATGTAGGTATGGAAGCTGCTTTTCGTCGTACCCGCGAAGAACAAAGTGATGTGGGTGCTATTTCTGCTTGGTTGCGGTTGGGTGAAATAGAAGCCGAAAAACAGGACTGTCCTAAGTACAGTAAACCCAAGTTTGAAAAAGCAGTGCGGGAAATTCGCACTCTGACAGTGTTACCACCAGAAGAATTTGAACCACAAATGCAACGGTTGTGCCGGGAAGCCGGTGTTGTGCTGGTTTTAGTACCATCAATCAAGCGATCGCACGTTAGTGGTGTAGCCCGGTGGTTAAATCCCCATAAGGCATTGATTCAACTTTCACTTTACGGTAAAACAAATGACCGCTTCTGGTTTAATTTCTTCCATGAAGCTGCACATATCCTACTACATAATCAAAAAAAGATTTTTCTAGATGAATGGGATAGTGGGGAAAATTTATCATCGGAACAAGAACGCGAAGCAAATCAATGGTCGCGGGAATTTTTGATCCCACCTAAGTATGAAGAAGAATTAGCACAAATTAGATTTGAAACGGATGTTGTTGATTTTGCAGAACGTATCGGTATTCATCCAGCTATTGTAGTAGGTCGGCTGCAACATGATGATCTCATAGACTATTCTTCTATGAATGGTTTAAAGGAGAGTTTGCGTTTTCCAGAGGTAAAATAA
- a CDS encoding PAS domain-containing protein: MPNQESYQHPNISELSSLRNIPINPLQSKEIKLLKETQKQDLVISSTQEEGMIFQLADTTIQACNSAAENILGYPMHQILGKTFFEPPWQIIHEDGSVVTPATHPAIVALQTRQPCKNIVMGFYQPTGKLCWLLLNCQLLFQGNQAAPYAVITTFIDITQIKLQPTNAILAEREILYRTLMQHIPNSAVYVFDHNLRYLVCEGVELAVVGLEANSMVGKTVEEVFSGETCEIIKPLYSAALSGKTTVQEITYKNQIYDTYTVPVRNQQGEIFAGMMLQQNVTSCKQNEALLSLQKDILELIATGVPLQEVLVTLTHAIETRLNQVFCSIMLLDESKTKLHLTVGSSLPEKYTQALVDGVPVGAEMGSCGTAAYTKQTVIVSDIANDAKWVKYRDSALPHNLKACWSAPILDSQGDVLGTFALYYSTPRIPQKSEQQLIESASHLAGVSIEKYRSEQALQQSEYLLRLMTETIPQQVWTALPNGEVDYYNQRWRDFTGKTLEQLQANGWSDIVHPEDLARVEKLWNHSVQTGSEYESEARLLSRSGEYRWILGQALPLCDQEGKIVKWYGTNTDITDHIQAREAFKASELNFRTLADTMPQIVWTGRPDGWLDYYNQRWFDYTGMTWEQTQGWGWEAVLHPEDVRMTVDTWSECLRTGKNYDVECRFRRASDGQYRWHLSRAFPLRNHKGEIIKWFGSSTDIDDYKRAEAALWSALQQQQAARAEAEKANRIKDEFLAVLSHELRTPLNPIMGWAQLLKTGKLDKAKTAQAIETIERNAKLQVDLIEDLLDVSRILQGKLTLNVSPVNLAKTISAALETVSLAAAAKEITIHTMLEENIGEVTGDPARLQQIVWNLLSNAVKFTSAGGKVEVRLEESGSMAQIQVSDTGKGVSREFLPHIFDYFRQEDGSITRKFGGLGLGLAIVRQLVELHGGTVEANSLGEGQGATFTVQLPLRRRVAACRQSSLEPKIVRDNASQTATLNLSNMKILVVDDDADSRDFIAFVLKMYGAEVTKVGSAWEALQMIVQFHPDILVSDIGMPQMDGYELLRKLRVLPPETGGKVPAIALTAFAAEFDQQQAIAAGFQMHIPKPVEPDTLAAAVVQLVNNS, encoded by the coding sequence ATGCCAAATCAAGAAAGTTACCAGCACCCAAATATATCCGAGTTATCATCTCTACGAAATATACCCATCAATCCTTTACAGTCAAAAGAAATAAAATTACTCAAAGAAACTCAAAAACAAGACTTGGTAATTAGTTCTACTCAAGAAGAGGGGATGATTTTTCAGCTAGCTGATACAACGATACAAGCCTGTAATTCCGCTGCTGAGAACATTTTAGGGTATCCAATGCACCAAATACTCGGCAAAACTTTTTTTGAACCGCCCTGGCAAATAATTCATGAAGACGGTTCAGTTGTCACACCAGCAACTCATCCGGCTATAGTTGCTCTCCAAACAAGGCAGCCATGTAAAAATATTGTTATGGGATTTTATCAACCAACTGGTAAATTATGTTGGTTATTGTTAAATTGCCAGTTGTTATTTCAAGGTAATCAAGCTGCTCCCTATGCTGTTATAACTACATTTATCGATATTACCCAAATCAAACTTCAACCAACCAATGCCATCTTAGCTGAACGAGAAATACTTTATCGCACCCTGATGCAGCATATTCCCAATAGTGCTGTTTATGTATTTGACCATAATTTGCGCTACTTGGTGTGTGAAGGTGTCGAGTTAGCCGTGGTGGGACTGGAAGCCAATTCCATGGTTGGTAAAACAGTTGAGGAAGTATTTTCTGGGGAAACCTGCGAAATAATCAAACCTTTATATAGTGCAGCTTTATCAGGTAAAACTACTGTTCAAGAAATTACTTATAAAAATCAAATTTATGATACTTATACTGTTCCTGTTCGCAACCAACAAGGAGAAATTTTTGCGGGCATGATGCTACAGCAGAATGTGACTAGTTGTAAGCAAAACGAAGCTCTCTTGTCTTTGCAAAAAGATATTTTAGAATTGATTGCCACGGGTGTACCTCTCCAGGAAGTATTGGTAACTTTGACCCACGCAATTGAGACGAGGTTAAATCAAGTTTTCTGCTCGATTATGTTACTAGATGAATCGAAAACAAAATTACATCTGACTGTCGGTTCTAGCCTACCAGAGAAATATACTCAAGCATTAGTAGATGGTGTGCCTGTGGGTGCAGAAATGGGCAGTTGCGGCACAGCTGCTTATACCAAACAAACGGTAATTGTCTCAGATATTGCTAACGATGCAAAATGGGTAAAATACCGTGATTCCGCACTGCCTCATAATCTCAAAGCTTGTTGGTCTGCGCCGATTTTAGATAGCCAAGGCGATGTCTTAGGAACCTTTGCTCTGTACTATTCTACACCACGGATTCCGCAAAAATCAGAGCAACAACTGATTGAGAGTGCATCTCACCTCGCAGGTGTGTCCATTGAGAAATATCGCTCAGAACAAGCGTTGCAACAAAGCGAATATCTATTACGGTTGATGACCGAAACTATTCCGCAACAGGTATGGACAGCATTACCTAATGGTGAAGTGGATTACTATAACCAGAGATGGCGCGATTTTACAGGTAAGACACTCGAACAACTACAAGCTAATGGGTGGTCTGATATTGTGCATCCAGAAGATTTAGCACGAGTGGAAAAACTGTGGAATCATTCTGTGCAAACTGGCAGCGAATACGAGTCAGAGGCTCGCTTGCTGTCTCGCAGTGGGGAATATCGTTGGATTTTAGGACAGGCTCTGCCTTTATGTGACCAAGAAGGAAAGATAGTTAAATGGTACGGTACTAATACTGACATTACAGATCATATCCAAGCCAGGGAAGCTTTCAAAGCCAGCGAATTAAATTTCCGGACTTTGGCAGATACCATGCCACAAATTGTTTGGACTGGTCGGCCGGATGGCTGGTTAGACTACTATAACCAACGCTGGTTTGACTATACTGGCATGACTTGGGAGCAAACTCAAGGTTGGGGCTGGGAAGCTGTACTCCACCCCGAAGATGTCCGAATGACAGTAGATACTTGGAGTGAATGCCTTCGTACAGGTAAAAATTATGACGTAGAATGCCGCTTCCGACGTGCTAGTGATGGGCAGTATCGTTGGCATCTAAGTCGAGCTTTTCCTTTACGTAATCACAAAGGAGAGATTATTAAGTGGTTTGGGTCGTCTACCGATATTGATGATTATAAACGGGCAGAAGCAGCTCTGTGGAGTGCCTTGCAACAGCAACAAGCAGCCCGTGCAGAAGCCGAAAAGGCGAATCGGATTAAAGATGAGTTTCTCGCAGTCCTTTCTCATGAACTGCGGACACCGCTTAACCCGATTATGGGTTGGGCGCAGCTGTTGAAAACTGGCAAACTTGACAAAGCTAAGACGGCTCAAGCGATAGAAACTATTGAACGCAATGCCAAATTGCAGGTTGACCTAATTGAAGATTTACTGGATGTATCCCGTATCCTCCAGGGTAAACTCACTTTAAATGTTTCCCCTGTGAATCTAGCAAAGACAATTTCCGCAGCCTTAGAAACTGTGAGTTTAGCGGCGGCGGCCAAAGAAATTACCATTCATACTATGTTGGAGGAGAATATAGGTGAAGTTACAGGTGACCCGGCTCGCTTACAACAAATTGTCTGGAATCTTTTGTCTAATGCTGTTAAGTTTACTTCTGCTGGTGGGAAAGTGGAAGTACGCCTAGAGGAATCTGGTTCTATGGCTCAAATCCAAGTCAGTGATACAGGTAAAGGTGTTAGCCGTGAATTTTTGCCTCACATATTTGATTACTTTCGTCAAGAAGATGGTTCAATTACCAGAAAATTTGGGGGACTAGGCTTAGGACTAGCAATTGTCCGGCAGTTAGTAGAGTTACATGGTGGCACTGTTGAGGCGAATAGTTTAGGTGAAGGGCAAGGCGCAACTTTTACCGTTCAACTACCTTTGCGTAGACGCGTCGCGGCTTGTCGCCAGTCATCGCTTGAGCCAAAGATAGTCAGAGATAATGCATCGCAGACAGCAACTTTAAATTTAAGTAACATGAAAATTTTAGTTGTCGATGATGATGCAGATTCGCGGGATTTTATCGCCTTTGTGCTGAAAATGTATGGTGCAGAAGTGACCAAAGTAGGATCAGCGTGGGAAGCATTGCAAATGATAGTACAGTTCCACCCAGATATTTTAGTCAGCGATATTGGGATGCCTCAAATGGATGGCTATGAATTGTTACGTAAACTGAGGGTTTTGCCGCCAGAAACAGGTGGAAAAGTTCCCGCGATCGCGCTCACAGCATTTGCGGCTGAGTTTGATCAACAACAGGCGATCGCCGCAGGTTTTCAAATGCACATCCCTAAGCCAGTGGAACCAGATACTTTAGCCGCCGCAGTTGTGCAATTAGTTAATAATTCGTAA
- a CDS encoding histidine phosphatase family protein — MTLNLYLLRHGETTFSQSGNFCGKTDAELTSEGVQMAESFANVYQKLKWDGVYVSPMKRTIATAKPFCDAIGMDMQLRDGLREGSYGEWEAKSKSFAQENYAENYVKWLTEPAWNAPIGGETAVDISNRSMPVIAEIQEKHPQGNVLVVSHKATIRIMLCSLLGIDLGRYRYRVNILVASVSMVKFDVHGPLLEILGDRHHIPADLSSRPGT, encoded by the coding sequence ATGACACTGAATTTATATTTACTGCGACATGGAGAAACTACTTTTAGTCAAAGTGGTAATTTCTGCGGTAAAACTGATGCGGAGTTGACCTCTGAGGGGGTGCAGATGGCAGAGAGTTTTGCTAATGTTTATCAAAAATTGAAGTGGGATGGGGTTTATGTTAGCCCAATGAAGCGCACGATTGCAACTGCCAAGCCATTTTGTGATGCTATCGGTATGGATATGCAGTTGCGTGACGGACTTAGAGAAGGTAGTTACGGCGAATGGGAAGCTAAGAGTAAATCGTTTGCTCAAGAGAATTACGCAGAAAACTATGTAAAATGGTTGACAGAACCAGCTTGGAATGCACCAATAGGTGGAGAAACTGCGGTAGATATTTCTAACCGTTCTATGCCTGTAATTGCTGAAATTCAAGAAAAACATCCTCAAGGTAATGTTTTAGTGGTTTCCCATAAAGCCACGATTCGGATTATGCTTTGCAGTTTACTGGGAATTGATTTGGGGCGCTATCGCTATCGGGTGAATATCTTGGTTGCGTCGGTAAGTATGGTTAAGTTTGACGTTCATGGTCCTTTGTTAGAAATATTAGGCGATCGCCATCATATACCTGCTGATCTTAGCTCTCGTCCAGGAACATAA
- a CDS encoding CCA tRNA nucleotidyltransferase, with product MTIHGLIYPTLVPENWPFSLEWLPKPAYIVGGAVRDALLGRTREYLDLDFIIPSGAVEVAQAIARHYHAGFVLLDAQRQIARVVFPQATADFAQQEGESLETDLHRRDFTINAIAYNPHTQEIIDPLQGRADLKQGILRMVSPTNLKDDPLRLMRAYRQAAQLDFTIEPKTQATIQTLASYITEVAAERVRVEINYLLGNSSGTHWLINAAENGLIAPLFQNATPQSFEKLAKVETVAALIAQNWPQLSVYLQQYLRETVKTTWLGIVKLACLVHPEPEVAKIELQALTYSHAEIKAVTTALKLLPQLKSASMSVREQYLFFQEVGNLFAATIVLALVDDNLVSVILGDQSLRVYAPLISRYLNPDDLVAHPTKLVSGDDLIIALNIKPSPKLGELLTEIAVAQAEGKISTPEQAIALARNLLVD from the coding sequence ATGACAATCCACGGTTTGATATATCCGACTCTAGTTCCCGAAAATTGGCCTTTTAGCTTGGAATGGTTGCCCAAACCTGCTTATATTGTCGGTGGTGCAGTCCGGGATGCCCTTCTGGGTAGAACTCGTGAATACTTGGATCTGGATTTTATTATACCCTCTGGTGCGGTGGAAGTAGCTCAAGCGATCGCTCGTCATTATCATGCTGGTTTTGTGCTACTCGATGCCCAAAGGCAAATCGCCCGTGTGGTATTTCCCCAAGCTACAGCCGATTTTGCCCAACAGGAAGGCGAGAGTTTAGAGACTGATTTGCATAGAAGAGATTTTACAATTAATGCGATCGCTTATAATCCCCATACCCAAGAAATCATTGACCCCTTACAAGGCCGTGCTGACTTAAAACAGGGTATTTTGCGAATGGTATCACCAACTAACCTCAAAGATGACCCTCTGCGATTAATGCGGGCATATCGTCAAGCTGCCCAACTCGATTTTACTATTGAACCAAAAACCCAGGCAACCATTCAGACTTTGGCATCATATATAACAGAAGTCGCAGCCGAACGAGTGCGGGTAGAAATTAATTATTTATTAGGAAATTCTTCCGGTACACACTGGCTCATAAATGCCGCCGAAAACGGTTTAATTGCACCTTTATTCCAAAATGCTACCCCCCAAAGCTTTGAGAAATTAGCAAAAGTTGAGACAGTAGCCGCTTTAATTGCCCAAAATTGGCCGCAACTGAGTGTATATCTGCAACAATACCTGCGCGAAACCGTAAAAACTACTTGGTTAGGTATAGTCAAACTGGCTTGTCTTGTTCACCCTGAGCCAGAAGTTGCGAAAATAGAACTGCAAGCACTAACTTACAGCCATGCAGAAATTAAAGCTGTTACCACTGCTCTGAAACTGTTGCCGCAGCTAAAATCAGCTAGTATGTCTGTGCGAGAACAGTATTTGTTCTTCCAAGAAGTAGGAAATTTATTTGCGGCTACAATAGTGTTAGCCTTAGTAGATGATAATTTGGTATCGGTGATCCTTGGCGACCAGTCGCTACGCGTCTACGCACCATTAATCAGCCGCTACCTGAACCCTGATGATCTGGTTGCTCATCCCACTAAACTCGTCAGTGGTGACGACTTAATTATAGCATTAAATATTAAACCTTCACCAAAATTAGGCGAATTATTGACAGAAATTGCCGTCGCTCAAGCTGAGGGTAAAATTTCGACTCCTGAACAAGCGATCGCCTTAGCTCGCAATTTATTAGTAGACTAG